The Cryptomeria japonica chromosome 9, Sugi_1.0, whole genome shotgun sequence DNA segment TTAGTTTTCTGTCAAGAGTAAGATTTACAGCTGAATTTTGTAGTTAGGACATTGACATTTTTTTGTTAGAAACATGTGTTGTAATATATAATCTAAGGGTTTAGGGCATAAAAACTTAAAATCTAAGGTTTTAGGACACAAAAGTTTTTATGTCGGTTGATGAGGATGACAGTCCTTAATGTTCTTTGTATTTCGTATCTGGATACAGATTAGTTGGAAATCGATTGTATCTGGATATATATAGGGTTTATCTTAGTTGGGTACATTTCTAATTTAATTCTTTTGTTTATGAATTTTTGGCTTTAACCTTGTACCCTCGTATCTGTTAAAAAGTTGGAGGTCATTTTGCATTCCTTCATGCTATTGTTGTTGTTTGTATTTTTGAGTTTATTGACTGATTCTCACATTGGTAGACATTAATGTAATTTCTAAAATGATTAAGTTAGAGAACGAGTTTATAAAATTCCTTGACTGGATTGACTGCTGATCTATTTCAACTTGCTATATGATATGTATATTGCATGAGGTGACTTCTGAGTTAGTACCACTTTCAATGTTAGGAAGGCTTAAAAAGACCTGCAATATGGCTTAACTGGAGCAGTCTTAATCAGCTTTATGTGACCTCTAAATGCCTCATAGATTTGAACAGCTTTTCTAATATCAAGCGAAAATTTAGTAGAGCTTCATATTGTAACATTATTGTAACATTATTATTATCTAGCCTGTGATGAGATAAAAGTATTCTCCAAAGAGCTCTAAAATTTCTGTAATATGTGGAAATAGATTTCATCTATTGCTCTCCATGGAGAGATTTGTAGTTTCCATTGTAAGGAAATGACTTCCATAGTGCCTAATGTTTACTGAATTCAGATGCTGCATATGATGATCATGCTTTCCTTACAGGAAAAAAAACTTTGGGATAAATGGCGATGATTCAATAGTTTAGAGTATCAAATGAATTTTGATGAAGTAGTATATAATGGCTTGTACTTGAAATGAGTCTTTCGCAATTTTGCAGATTAACTCTTTCTCTAATGTCAAATTTCCTGAAAAGTTTAATTATGTTTTCGCATTACATAAATTCCCAGGCATGTTTGTCCATGTAAAGGTTGGCAACTTGTGCTCAATTAATCACTCTTAAATTGAATCTTTTGCAATTTTGCAGACAGATCTTTTCTGCCGAAGTGTAACAAACAGTGGTCCTTTTTTAGTCCTTGCGATTGGAAGTATCGCGGTGGTTCAGTTGATAACATTGCTACTGAAGCTGGCTATTGGAAGATCACAGGAAGCTGCCACACAGTTCACTCTCAGTCAATTTTAACAGGAGTAAGGAATACTCTATGTTTCTATAAGGGCAGACTTCCACATGGAGAAAAAACTGAATCGATAATGCATGAATACCATATTGatgaaaatgaattcaagacaGGAGCTGCTTTACAGGTATTATTCTGACTAATTTACTGGAGAGTCAAGGCTTACAAAGTTCAGAATAATTTCCataaagaaattctagaaaaacCATGACAAAACATAAATATCCATTAACCTTAAATTACTTTTACTAACATTTTTCTATACCTGCATTTATTCACATTGACTTAATAAATAGATACATAGAAATGCATGTTCGCATACCTCTCTCATGCTTAATCGTACAGTGACCTAATTACATAGAAATGTGatatgatttaaaataaaaatgaacttAATGTATACAGTTTCAATCAAATCCAGTAACTGTATATATTAActaaatggattgtggaaatatacATTTTTCTATACCTGCATTTATTCACATTGACTTAATAAATAGATACATAGAAATGCATGTTCGCATACCTCTCTCATGCTTAATCGTACAGTGACCTAATTACATAGAAATGTGatatgatttaaaataaaaatgaacttAATGTATACAGTTTCAATCAAATCCAGTAACTGTATATATTAActaaatggattgtggaaatatgaTAGTTTAGAAAATTGAACTTTTGATGCATAAATGCCATGTTGGTAAAAATGAGTGCAAGGCAGGACCATGTGTTCAGCATCTTTTTTGATTGATAGGGTTCAATTGAATGTTGTTATTGTAATGGATTTTCCCATCACAGGAAAAAGGTTTACAAAGATCTGGTCTAAAAAATTCTTTTCTTATTCTTAAGATATTTGTCAATCATTGGGCAGGGCTATTCATGATAAGTAGCAATgtgattcatgaacatcttgcttTTTTAAGTCCAATTATTTTCaatcttttttaaaaaatttttaggAATGCATGTTGAGTTGATGATGTTGGTGATATAAATAGATGAATATCATTGTTTTTCTATAGCTTCTAGTTAAACTATATGCTTTGTGAGGATGATAATATTAatctataatattataatatacataTAGAAGTTCCAAAGTAGCCTTCGGCAGTAATAGAAGTCCTAGTGTTACTTAAATGAATTTTAGGTAAAAGCATGCGTACAGAAGGATATGGTATGAATTCATTTTGCACTTTCATATGATTTAAAATTGCCTTGGCTGTTACTTATTAGAATGTTGGCCACTCTTGTACACTTGAACTTTGGCTGTTTTTTACATTTATTATTTTCATTGCGAAGCTCATAGTCCATCCATTTTCAATGTACAATCCGATAGAAATGAAACAgaccaaaacaaaacacaaaaacagagcatggagaaaaacagagcagcacacaaggaagacaaatttttaattatcagaccatattttcattcttcctttcatACCCAAAATGACTACAAAATGCCTCTTTTAATGGAGGTCTTAGATGTTTCTAGAATGGTCAGAAGGTAGCTAGAAACTTCCAGaattttgcatataaaataatgttttaacaCTATAGAAGGTACGGTGGACAGGTTGGAGTAGATGTTGAAAACAAATCTAAATCTGCTAATTCTGTAAACACCTGTGTATATGGAGCATGTGGATGGGGTAGGTGAGATTAGACTCCAACACTTCCccttaatctcaactaccaatATTCTATCCATTCTTTTGTTCTTTCCAACTTTCTTCAACTACCTTCCCTTTTTGTCTATGACCTCTGCCTTGGTTTTCTTGCTAACTTGCTATTGCTATAGCTGCTGCAATTTTCAGCATTCACAATGTCTTCTCTTTAACTGATATCCTCCTTTGATTTTCTGATTTCTTTCATCAACTCCTCTTTCTTTCTTGTGCTCCATTTTTCTTCAATTACTGTTGTAGTCTCTCAATCTCTTTGGtttgaagtcttcaaaacatcATACAATTAGTAGTTACCTTGCTAAACAATGGTTTCTTTTGGCTGAAAACATTTTTAATCTCTTTTGGACATTCAAAACTTTCATTACTTCTATTGTTcttcacatatgaacatttgtacaatcttttgaacatacctgtgagcttttgccaactaggtccataggtccatccacaatccatttttatacaACCTTGTATTGATTCTTTCTTCCAACACATTTTTTCAGAATGATTTCTTAAACCACAAATTTTACATGGATGTAAGTCCCATCACATTTCTTTTGTGTGTCCTTCTCTattgcaatgaaaacacttaaTACAATGTCTTTTATGGGTTGTTTTGCTTGAACTAGTAGCATCATTTTCTTTTCCTGTGACATATCCAAGACCTTcatactttggcctcattataggctcaatagcctctctaattccttgttcttgttttcccaatccttgacctttataacccattttcttcatgatttttaaaccaatattcttatcatcacaactaacataatttgcaaacacattctcattttctttcttacATTCTTTATCACAAATAGTTTCAACTAAATCACTTTCACCAAATGATGAACACAAATCTTCTGTGTCACATGAAGCATCACTAACTAGTGGTTTTaacttcaaacattcattctcttgttttagatttaaaatttcccttttttgtaaactattttcttcttctaacctttttgacatttcttccagatcatcaaacttccttttgacatcatcaaataactgtaatttctcttctaattccttatttttatctttaacttcattcaattctttttcaagattataattttcatctaacagttcacatttttccatttgcttctcttttaaaagaaatatcatttctgaaattttcttcttacattccttcaattcttcttttaaatcatttgttttctctttctttactcTATCCACTTTACccattgaaacaaaaaaaataagaataaaCTTACCTTACCCTGACACTTGACTGTGTTTTTGCTGCTGCAAATTTCTTCCTTTAAACAACTCTGTATACCTTCACAATCTTTACCCAACAACTTACACTTCCAGTCTGCTAGAGTCTTCTCCTTTTGATAGCCTTTTTAACTGCTATGGCCTCCTTTTTAACTACTAGTATTTCTTTTGTTCTCCCTCACAGATCTCTTCTATTGCATTCTTCTGCAGCTACTTTCCTAGTAATTTTAAAATTTCGTaccattggctctgataccactgatagaaatgaaacaaaccaaaacaaaacacaaaaacagagcatggagaaaaacagagcagcacacaaggaagaaatttttttaattatcagaccatattttcattcttcctttcatacccaaaatgattacaaaatgcctctttTAATGGAGGTCTTAGATGTTTCTAGAATGGTCAGAAGGTAGCTGGAAACTTCCAatattttgcatataaaataatgttttaacaCTATAGAAGGTACGGTGGACAGGTTGGAGTAGATGTTGAAAACAAATCTAAATCTGCTAATTCTGTAAAAGCCTGTGCATACGGAGCATGTGGATGGGGTAGGTGAGATTAGACTCCAACACAATCTTATATGTGGTGGGATTGTTTTATTCTTTTAACGAAGAGGAAATAAATAAGTGACATTATGACATACTTCTCATAAATACCATTATGTTCATTCTTTCTCATGCCAAAGCAACATAAATTTCTTATGTTATTGGTGACCTTGTTTGAATTCTAAGATTCACTTCTCTGGAAAAATAGGCAATAACATATTTCTACGAAGGCTGTTTTGTTAATATTCCCCATCAAGCTTAAGTTGCCCTGAATTCCTCTATGATTTACTTTGAGTGTTGCACTTTTACCTTCTCTTTCAGATGGTAAAGGGGTAAGGAGAAAATAAGGATGGTTTGCTTAGTCCTCTAATAAAGTTTGTATTGTCAAATGAATCACTTACaataaaaggtttttttttttgtcaatctGTCACATTAGTGATAACTAATGACAAACACCAATTGTCGGTACAGTGCCATTTCTCTTGCCTGAATAATCAAGACTGGAACTTCGGTTTTTAAAAGGGGCTCAATGAATAAGCAAATTTTATGGACCTCTTCTAAGAAAAAGCTGTATTGTTTATTTTCACATACGCCAAAGCAACTTTGGATTTCTGAAATGGTGTCAATTTTTTATCTCATTTCCCTCTACTAAATGACAGACAGGAATAGACAGAAATTCATTAATTCATGTCTACCCCTAGTCTTATAATGAGATCACATAATTGAGTCAACTTTTTTATATTgagaatcataatattttttaattactttGAACATGTTAATATTGTTGATATTTATTATCATTATTAGCAATTTGTAAAGCTACTGTTGGTCCTAATTTTCTTCTGTTCTGCAGAGTGCTTTTGTATTATGCCATGTTCTCAGAAGGTACGAACTTCCTGCAAAAAGTGGTGGATTGCAAAATACAGaaattgagaagtttgattcaTCTCCTAAAAGTAGAATTCGTTCCTGTGGTGAAGACAAGTCTGAAGATGGGTCTAAACTTGATTCGATGCCAAATGGTTTAGGATCAAATTCCGAGTTTGGATGGCTTCCACCAAGCAATAATGATTTTCCTCAAGTTCCAGATGATATAAGCTTTACTAGGCCTGAAGCTACATATGGATATTTGACTGGTGAAGAAATGGATGAGTATATTGAACAAACAGAGATCATAGAGGAAATTCTGCAGGCATGTCTGGATTCCCAGAATTCTATTGTGGATCATTCGTTCCCTGAGGATAGAGATGCTGACATCTTGAATGGTGACTATATAGAACTTAATGACTTTGAGAATTGTGAATCTTCTCTTTGATTTGAGAGTGAATTCAACAATAGTCGTCCTGGAGATTTAGGAGAGATTCTAAATTAGATTTTAGTGTTTCTTGGGTAACTTTGGTAGATAGTAATTTCTACATTTTTAAGTGTTTTAGTTGCTATGCATAAAACTGCAAGTCTATCTTTATTATGAGCTATGCTCTCTATAAAAAGTTCCTTGTTGTCAAGTCTGCAAATTATAATGAATGAGGAATACCTGTATAAAGGAATGATGTAATTGCTGTTTTGAATTAGTAAAAGATGTTTATTTTTGTGTGACATCAAATTCTGTTTATTGATGTGAATTCTCTGTTTGCTATAGCAATGTTTGTTGTTGCGAATTCTCTGTTTGCTATAACAGCCTATAGTTATTTACTGTGtatttcaaaatcttcaattacgAGTTCACAGTCGAGCATTGCATAGTTATCAGCAAGATGTGTCATCTGAAGGTACACCCAAAAGAAGAGTTCGCATAAGGCTACATAAGATGGAAGCTTCAGCAGGAccaaatgaaaaatatgtaataaTCGCAGACACCCATGTTGGAAACTGATACATCACTGCCTGCAACCTGCAGTTTTTATTTTGTTTCATAGTTTCTAGTTTGCACTTAGTAATTTATTGAATAAACTTCAGCATGTCATACCAAGTTTCCTATGGTTGAAAGGAAACCGtcctttattaattaatttctatgtcaagacaatgTTGTATTGAGCATTGATTATATAAAGCTACCCTATTTTTGTCAAAGCTCAGAATAATAAAATTGGTTTGTAGAACTGTGTATTTGTCTTCATAAAAAATAGTTTGTAGAACTGTGTATTTGTCTTTGTAATAACGGTGTTCATAAAAGAACAGTTTGTAGAACTGTGTATTTGTCTTTATATTTGAAAATAATAGCATTAGGTCTTTtgtattctatttttatttttctcataaaTATTTGTATCATTTCTTTCCTGTGACTGTTTTTTTAATAGATAAATGCGGCACATCGAGGCCACACCTGAAGTTTGCCTACCATTACCCATTGTAAACCATTATAAACCCCCAATATATTGATACTAAATAAAGACTACTGTTCACTCCTCGTGTATCAAAAGGCCAAAaattctctatttctctatctctgtGATTATCCctcctcatcttttatttctcaaACTGTAGCAGAGGCTTTTCCAGAGGCTCCTTAGCTACCACACCTGACAACTTCCTTCAGGTGAGCTATCTCGTTCATCACTTATTCTTGATGTATCTCTTCATTAATCTTGGTTTCCTAGATAAGGAATGGGTTCAAGGTTTGTAGAAACGGTAATACAATCTGGACTAGCACCTAACCTGAGGTTTCAACGCTCCTCCAACCGCTGCATTTCAAGATAAGTAAATTAAA contains these protein-coding regions:
- the LOC131038874 gene encoding NAC domain-containing protein 71 isoform X1, whose protein sequence is MDSSVLPGFRFNPSEGELLFNCLKRKNCGIKETLDVIPEMDVDKCEPWELPDRSFLPKCNKQWSFFSPCDWKYRGGSVDNIATEAGYWKITGSCHTVHSQSILTGVRNTLCFYKGRLPHGEKTESIMHEYHIDENEFKTGAALQSAFVLCHVLRRYELPAKSGGLQNTEIEKFDSSPKSRIRSCGEDKSEDGSKLDSMPNGLGSNSEFGWLPPSNNDFPQVPDDISFTRPEATYGYLTGEEMDEYIEQTEIIEEILQACLDSQNSIVDHSFPEDRDADILNGDYIELNDFENCESSL
- the LOC131038874 gene encoding NAC domain-containing protein 71 isoform X2, with the translated sequence MQWPLNSNNLFVLCQAFANGMSTFDFECQSYRSFLPKCNKQWSFFSPCDWKYRGGSVDNIATEAGYWKITGSCHTVHSQSILTGVRNTLCFYKGRLPHGEKTESIMHEYHIDENEFKTGAALQSAFVLCHVLRRYELPAKSGGLQNTEIEKFDSSPKSRIRSCGEDKSEDGSKLDSMPNGLGSNSEFGWLPPSNNDFPQVPDDISFTRPEATYGYLTGEEMDEYIEQTEIIEEILQACLDSQNSIVDHSFPEDRDADILNGDYIELNDFENCESSL